The nucleotide sequence TATGCATGTTAATGAAGGGGATATCGTTTGCCTTATCGGAGCGAATGGAAGTGGTAAGAGTACCTTGCTTAAGTCCATCGTAGGGCAGGAGCCTTTGGAATCCGGCTCCATCATCTTTGATGGCGAGGAGATTTGCAGGGCAAGGAATACTGGAGCCAAACAAGGCAGGCGTTCAAAGATACTCACTACTGACTTAATTGCAGCAAAGGGAATCAGCTTGGTTCCAGAAGGTAGACGTGTATTTGCCGATATGACAGTTGAGGAGAACCTCGATATGGGGGCCTTTCTTGTACGTGATGATGCCCTGATCGCAGAACGCAAGGAGTCCATGTATGACTTCTTTCCCATTCTCGGAGCAAGAAGAAGACAGAAGACCCGATCCCTGAGTGGAGGCGAACAGCAGATGATGGCCATTGCCAGGGCTCTGATGAGCGGGCCACGCCTGATTCTTCTGGACGAACCTGGACTCGGTCTTGCCCCATTGGTAATTGCAGATATATTCGAGAAAATCGCCTTGATCAACCAACAGGACAAGGTAACGGTTTTTCTGGTGGAACAAAACGCCCGCATGGCACTGAAGGCTTCCTCAGAAGGGTATGTCATGGAGAATGGTAGGATTGTACTGAGTGATGCATCCTCTGCACTTTTGGAGAATGAGAAGGTACGGGCAGCCTATTTGGGCGAATAATTACTGGAAATTCACGATGGCATGAATTATAGTGTGCTTAGATGGTAGGAGATCCATATGATTATCGAACGAAGAATGACGCGCAATCCTGTTACAGCTACTCCCGATATGTCCATCGCGGAGGCATCTACCTTGATGAAGCAGGAGAAGGTTCACCGACTTCCTGTGCTCGATAAGGAGAAGCGGCTGGTTGGTATCATAACTGAAAAGGATATCTTGTATGCCACCCCTTCTCCTGCGACAAGTCTCTCTATCCATGAGATGGCTTATCTGTTGAGCAAGCTCACAGTCAAGAAGCTCATGAGTAAGAACGTGGTTTCCATCACCAAGGATACCACGGTTGAGGAAGCCGCACGCATGATGGTCGACCAAGACCTGAGCAGCCTTCCTGTACTTGAAGGACAGCAGTTGATCGGAATTGTCACAAAGAGTGATATGTTCAAGATTTTACTTGAGCTCTTCGGTGCACGCCACTTTGGGGTACGCCTTACCTTCGTGGTAGAAGATAAGCCTGGAACCATCGCAAAGATCAGTCAGGTGTTAAGCGAAGCGGGAATTGATATCATTACTTTTGGTACT is from uncultured Sphaerochaeta sp. and encodes:
- a CDS encoding CBS domain-containing protein, with the protein product MIIERRMTRNPVTATPDMSIAEASTLMKQEKVHRLPVLDKEKRLVGIITEKDILYATPSPATSLSIHEMAYLLSKLTVKKLMSKNVVSITKDTTVEEAARMMVDQDLSSLPVLEGQQLIGIVTKSDMFKILLELFGARHFGVRLTFVVEDKPGTIAKISQVLSEAGIDIITFGTFMGTDPTNAICTIKVQGASISKVVELVKPYVSQLLDVREV
- a CDS encoding ABC transporter ATP-binding protein, which encodes MKELLTIDDISVSYGNIKALKQVSMHVNEGDIVCLIGANGSGKSTLLKSIVGQEPLESGSIIFDGEEICRARNTGAKQGRRSKILTTDLIAAKGISLVPEGRRVFADMTVEENLDMGAFLVRDDALIAERKESMYDFFPILGARRRQKTRSLSGGEQQMMAIARALMSGPRLILLDEPGLGLAPLVIADIFEKIALINQQDKVTVFLVEQNARMALKASSEGYVMENGRIVLSDASSALLENEKVRAAYLGE